The genomic DNA CTTTGAACAGCTTCACGTGCTGTCATAGCCTGGCCTTTTATCCCGCCTTCTTTTGTTTCAGCTAAAGCCAGAAGCCGTTCTGCTTTTTTGAAGCTCTCAGCTGCATAAGTTTCTGCCCCCGCAGCTTTAGCAATCCGCACGGCGTTCTGTGCTTGATAGACATTAAAAGGAATCTTCCTATTCATAACATTCGGCTGAAATTCCGTAGCGACGACATTTTTTACGTATTGCCCTTTAGGAAGCAATTCATATTTTGCGTCAATTACTTCAATCTTAGCTACATTATCGGCCTTGATTACATTTTCTAAAATCACAACATCGCTCGGTTGTGAAACAGCAAAGTAAGGTTCAGCCGTAACAATAAGGCTCAATGCCTGTAAAGACGTTTTTGCGTTAAGTTGACTTCTACCATTCTTAACAATCAACTCCCCAATATTGGTTGCCCGCCCATCCGGAGATATTGCCCACAAAATGTAGGTTATATACTCCGAGCCGAACTGAGTGGGTGCTATCAATTTCTCAAATTTTGCTTTAATCTCAAGTACACCGTTGTTATTCCTAACAGCAGCAACGCCTTTGGTATCAGAAAGGATTGCAATACCCTTAAAATCAATTTCAACAGGCCCTTTCAAATTCCGGTAATTAATCGCTTTCGCTGCACTTTGCACGAATGCTATCCTGAAAGACGGTTTTGCATTTACCGCCGCTGAGTATACCTGAGTCTGCATCATCAATGATGCGGTAACAATTAACAATACGTTTAAACATTTTTTCATAATTTTTCTAATCTATATCCTCTCCATATTTTTTAACTAAACTTTTGCCTGCAACTCTATTTCTTTACGGCTGCCTTAATTTCTTCGTATTTTTCCTTTCCTTCTTCTATTAGTTCGCCGGTTCTTTCGCTGATACTATCGAAAAAATCCTTTCCTTTTTTTCTTGTAGCTTCTCCCGACTGCGGTGCAAAGAGTAATCCTAAACATGCACCTATTGCCCCGCCCAAAAGAAATACCAAAATCGTTTCCCCATTGTTTCTTTCACTCATTTTCTTCTTCCTCCTGTTTCAATTTTTTAGAAAAAGTTGGTTCGTGATTAAAGAACTCTATCTTTATCACGGCTTTTTCTCTTGGATACAATAATAATTGAAACCACAAAGAATAGTAATTGGCTGGCTCTGCTTTTGTCTGACTTTTATCTGCTTATTAAGTGTTGATAAGAAATGTTAGTACGTTTTGATTTTTTCAAGAAGGAAATTAATGACAAACGGTTTTTTTATGATAGAGGAAACAAAACCTGACATATTATCGTCTTCTATCTGTTTTTCTATAAAGGGTTTTCCACTGACAACAATAACTCTGGTATTGATATCCTTCTCCTTCATAAATCTCAGGACATCGCCTCCGCTTAAACCCGGCATTTTGTAATCCAATATTATTAAATCGTATACGTTATTACTGATCTTGGACATACCCTCAGTTCCGTTAAATGCCGTATTTACGGAATATCCTTCATCTACCAAAATATCCGTCAACTCTTCGCAGAGTTCATTGTCATCATCAATTATCAATATGTTTTTTATCATTATTTTGATCTTTCCAAAGGCAATCGTATAGTAAACGTTGTACCCTTATCTTTTTGGCTCTTAATATCCATCCGCCCATTATGCTGGTTAATTATTTGCATACAAACGGAAAGGCCTAAACCTGTCCCCTTAGCTTTTGTCGTAAAAAACGGATCAAATACTCTGTGCAAATCAGCATCTTCAATTCCCGAGCCATTATCTATAATATCTATTTTCAGGAACTTACCCTCCAAACCGGCAACTATTTCTATGGTTCCCTTTTTTGAGGATACCGCATCACAGGCATTGTTTAAAAGATTGATCAATACTTCTTTTACCTGAAATGGATCTGCTTCTACTGAAATGTTTCTGATAGAGTCAAGGACTTTATAAACTTCAATTTTTTTATTCTGAACCTGTTTCTTCATACTTATAGCACATTCATTAATAATTTTATAAATGTTTAACTTTTCATATTGCGGTTCTTTTATCCGCGAATAAAACAACAGGTTATTAATGATCCGATCGCTTTCCAGAATCTTTTTTTCTATATTTTCTAAATGTTTGTCCAGAAGAGGATTTTGCGCTTTTCTCCTGATATTATAGGTTGCCATTTGGATAGCCGCAAGGGGATTGCGCAGTTCGTGTGCCACTGTTGCCGCCAGTGTTCCTACAGCAGAAAGGCGTTCTCTTGAAAGCAATTCTTTCTGTGCGTTTAATATTTGAATTTCAGTCTGTTTGCGATGCTGTATTTCCTGAGATAATTGAATGTTTGTTTTCTGTAGTTCCATGGTACGCTGTCTTACTTTATTTTCAAGATTTTTATATACTACTTCCAACTTTTTTTCAATTTTTTTTCTGTCTGTTATATTCCGGATATTACACTGTATTACTTTATTATGCCCAACCGAATATATGTTACTAACAAACTCAACGTCCACCACTTTTCCGTTTTTTGTTTTAAGCGGTAGGTGTTCATAACGTATATATGATTTATTCTGTAGTTCTGAAAACGCACGCCGGGAAGCATCAATATCCTGAATAAGCCCGAT from Elusimicrobiota bacterium includes the following:
- a CDS encoding response regulator; the encoded protein is MIKNILIIDDDNELCEELTDILVDEGYSVNTAFNGTEGMSKISNNVYDLIILDYKMPGLSGGDVLRFMKEKDINTRVIVVSGKPFIEKQIEDDNMSGFVSSIIKKPFVINFLLEKIKTY
- a CDS encoding OmpA family protein, whose amino-acid sequence is MKKCLNVLLIVTASLMMQTQVYSAAVNAKPSFRIAFVQSAAKAINYRNLKGPVEIDFKGIAILSDTKGVAAVRNNNGVLEIKAKFEKLIAPTQFGSEYITYILWAISPDGRATNIGELIVKNGRSQLNAKTSLQALSLIVTAEPYFAVSQPSDVVILENVIKADNVAKIEVIDAKYELLPKGQYVKNVVATEFQPNVMNRKIPFNVYQAQNAVRIAKAAGAETYAAESFKKAERLLALAETKEGGIKGQAMTAREAVQSAEDSRSIAIKRQAEEESVFEKQQQQAQVNSANIRAADATAEKLKAEDAQSKAEQAKIQSDNERLTALTLATNAVASSNSSQADAKAARTVAEKSKGQADVANSRAQKAEGEKTILRAQLLQQLNSILQTRDTARGLIVNMSDALFQTGSSELMPLVREKLAKIAGIISSRPDLKLSVEGHTDSVGSDEFNQQLSEKRAQAARDYLVSQGVSVNSIVSRGYGKTLPIESNTTSLGREKNRRVELVVSGETIGTLAIAK
- a CDS encoding YtxH domain-containing protein encodes the protein MSERNNGETILVFLLGGAIGACLGLLFAPQSGEATRKKGKDFFDSISERTGELIEEGKEKYEEIKAAVKK
- a CDS encoding ATP-binding protein is translated as MARKLKSRVVSNLVHMSTFPELNPNPIIEINYKCNQVLYLNPAIKQLFPDIEEKGANHPWFKGLKQRKGFKKNKDESIYRYIKIKDLFYKQNIYFVNSQQVMRIYGENITERMHFYETMRNSELRFRRLFETAQDGILILHANTGRITEVNPFLIDMLGYSRKEFLGKRLWEIGLIQDIDASRRAFSELQNKSYIRYEHLPLKTKNGKVVDVEFVSNIYSVGHNKVIQCNIRNITDRKKIEKKLEVVYKNLENKVRQRTMELQKTNIQLSQEIQHRKQTEIQILNAQKELLSRERLSAVGTLAATVAHELRNPLAAIQMATYNIRRKAQNPLLDKHLENIEKKILESDRIINNLLFYSRIKEPQYEKLNIYKIINECAISMKKQVQNKKIEVYKVLDSIRNISVEADPFQVKEVLINLLNNACDAVSSKKGTIEIVAGLEGKFLKIDIIDNGSGIEDADLHRVFDPFFTTKAKGTGLGLSVCMQIINQHNGRMDIKSQKDKGTTFTIRLPLERSK